The following proteins come from a genomic window of Edaphobacter sp. 4G125:
- a CDS encoding mechanosensitive ion channel domain-containing protein, with amino-acid sequence MARARKLSLLIMLAILAATSIGVFLTRGVMEYLPFLQARKGNWTGEYVARGIVDQRPWQTAATLSALAQSAEEREFAREAERLADHEVDQAFSQSLRQASLEKPKLTGRALELQQKVNQLQETLKNDQARIASLTTGTKPEDASSNASDIEIAKAQLGLDQNSLDDALENLARESGDQRSKIQQELTARQAAMKKYASDTASRDEGQNAVASAEQYTTLAGQLSALRSLSKRRQLITQAEQLANADVAALTGDQTRLQSEYGKQSSASSAPPSRSERIEQLQRMAAQQNILSILGDRLNAQQQLVTLYGRWGKQVEIQRRIVIHLLLQSLAIIAAICVLTLLAGWALQLALERIFRDRRQKHTLQTVLNLGTQLIGLLLVLLVVFGVPRQTPTILGLATAGLTVVFQDFILAFCGWFVLMGPNGIRVRDWVEINGVGGEVVELGIFRTWLLETGNWTANGHPTGRRVSFLNGYAIRGKYFNFSTVGQWMWDEVKVNIPSTAEIHPLIEKIYEATVEATQTDAKMAESEWKRVTHEEGSPQFSAMPSVNLRPAGTGVDIVVRYITRAGLRLEKRNQLFETILDLMQKGSNRETAQDG; translated from the coding sequence ATGGCTCGGGCTCGTAAACTCTCCCTCCTGATAATGCTGGCTATTCTGGCTGCCACCTCCATCGGAGTCTTTCTCACTCGTGGTGTCATGGAATACCTTCCTTTCCTTCAGGCCAGAAAGGGCAACTGGACTGGAGAGTACGTCGCGCGCGGAATCGTCGATCAACGTCCCTGGCAAACCGCAGCAACCCTCTCCGCTCTCGCCCAGTCCGCCGAAGAGAGGGAGTTTGCTCGCGAGGCCGAGCGCCTCGCCGACCACGAGGTCGATCAGGCCTTCTCCCAGTCGCTTCGGCAGGCCAGCCTCGAAAAACCTAAGCTCACCGGCAGGGCGCTCGAGCTACAACAAAAAGTAAACCAACTTCAAGAGACCCTCAAGAACGATCAGGCTCGCATCGCCTCCCTGACCACGGGAACAAAGCCCGAAGATGCCTCTTCGAATGCCAGCGACATCGAGATCGCTAAGGCTCAGCTTGGACTCGATCAGAACAGCCTCGATGACGCTCTCGAGAATCTAGCGCGAGAAAGCGGCGACCAGCGCAGCAAGATTCAGCAGGAGTTGACTGCTCGACAGGCTGCTATGAAAAAGTACGCGAGCGACACCGCATCGAGAGACGAAGGACAGAACGCGGTCGCCTCAGCGGAGCAATACACCACTCTTGCCGGTCAGCTCTCTGCTCTCCGTTCGCTCAGCAAACGCCGCCAACTCATCACTCAGGCCGAACAACTGGCCAATGCCGATGTAGCTGCACTCACCGGCGATCAGACAAGGTTGCAATCTGAATATGGCAAGCAGTCTTCCGCCAGCTCTGCTCCTCCATCCAGGTCGGAGCGGATCGAACAGTTACAGCGCATGGCTGCTCAACAGAACATCCTCAGCATTCTCGGAGATCGACTCAACGCGCAACAACAGCTCGTCACCCTTTACGGTCGATGGGGCAAACAGGTAGAGATTCAGCGCAGAATTGTGATTCATCTTCTCCTCCAGTCACTGGCCATCATTGCCGCTATCTGCGTACTCACACTCCTGGCTGGCTGGGCACTGCAGCTTGCTCTCGAAAGAATCTTTCGCGACCGCCGCCAGAAACATACCCTTCAGACCGTTCTCAACCTGGGAACGCAGCTTATCGGCCTCTTGCTCGTTCTGCTCGTTGTCTTTGGCGTACCGCGACAGACCCCAACCATCCTCGGCCTCGCCACAGCAGGCCTCACCGTTGTCTTCCAGGACTTCATCCTGGCCTTTTGCGGCTGGTTCGTCCTCATGGGTCCCAACGGCATCCGTGTCCGCGATTGGGTCGAGATTAACGGCGTCGGAGGCGAGGTCGTCGAGCTCGGCATCTTCCGTACCTGGCTTCTCGAAACCGGCAACTGGACCGCGAACGGCCATCCCACCGGCCGCCGTGTCTCATTCCTCAACGGTTACGCGATCCGGGGTAAGTACTTCAACTTCTCTACCGTGGGTCAGTGGATGTGGGACGAGGTCAAGGTCAACATCCCGTCTACAGCCGAAATCCATCCCCTCATCGAAAAGATCTATGAGGCAACCGTCGAGGCCACCCAAACCGACGCCAAAATGGCCGAATCCGAATGGAAGCGCGTCACCCACGAAGAAGGCTCGCCTCAGTTCAGTGCCATGCCGTCAGTCAATCTCCGCCCCGCCGGTACAGGAGTCGATATCGTCGTCCGCTATATCACCCGCGCCGGCCTAAGGCTCGAAAAACGCAACCAGCTCTTCGAAACAATTTTGGACCTCATGCAGAAAGGTTCGAACCGGGAAACTGCACAAGACGGTTGA
- a CDS encoding energy transducer TonB, producing the protein MANTWLNTPDDNSRDEAVTTLPPAVEAPKLNEETEGSMWASLVSNLRDVFTPVKQTPLMLESKPVDSDLIIEQEGVFTSLKNSIRDVFFPQKLPPLVLESKPIAVPDLLKTKQNPAATGSAIAIYALLFLLFAWLLHKKVPFAAPVKQPELTNVSIPPMAPMKAQSMGGGGGQRGPTPVTKGSPPKFAEQQIVPPKAPPLQEPKIKIDPTVEVQKDVHMATNLPNFGLPNSPLAGVSMGNGSGTGLGSGNGSGIGPGSGGNMGGGPRRIGGGVSAPQLIYSVEPEFSEEARKAKVAGNVLVNLWVDTNGLPSHVRVIRGVGMGLDEKAVEAVKQYRFKPAMENGKPVLVELNVEVNFQIF; encoded by the coding sequence ATGGCGAATACTTGGTTGAATACACCGGACGATAATTCCAGGGATGAGGCAGTTACGACGCTGCCTCCAGCGGTCGAAGCCCCGAAGCTGAACGAAGAGACGGAAGGGTCGATGTGGGCATCGCTCGTGTCGAATCTTCGCGATGTTTTTACCCCTGTGAAGCAGACTCCCCTGATGTTGGAGTCAAAGCCGGTTGATAGCGATCTGATTATTGAGCAGGAAGGCGTCTTCACCTCCCTGAAGAACAGCATCCGCGATGTCTTTTTTCCGCAGAAGTTACCTCCGCTGGTGCTGGAATCCAAACCGATTGCGGTTCCCGATCTTCTGAAGACGAAGCAGAACCCTGCTGCTACAGGTTCTGCAATCGCTATCTACGCTCTTCTCTTCCTGCTGTTTGCGTGGCTGCTCCACAAGAAGGTTCCGTTCGCGGCCCCGGTGAAGCAGCCTGAGCTGACGAACGTTTCCATCCCTCCGATGGCACCCATGAAAGCCCAGTCGATGGGCGGTGGTGGCGGACAGCGTGGGCCGACTCCAGTGACGAAAGGATCGCCACCGAAGTTTGCCGAACAGCAGATCGTCCCGCCGAAAGCTCCGCCGTTGCAGGAGCCGAAGATCAAGATTGACCCGACGGTGGAGGTCCAGAAGGATGTCCACATGGCCACTAATCTTCCGAACTTTGGCTTACCAAACTCTCCGCTTGCTGGAGTTTCGATGGGCAATGGTTCTGGCACGGGATTGGGCTCAGGCAATGGTTCGGGTATCGGTCCGGGTTCAGGCGGCAACATGGGCGGCGGCCCGAGGCGAATCGGCGGCGGCGTCTCTGCACCCCAGCTGATTTATTCGGTCGAACCGGAGTTTTCCGAAGAGGCCCGCAAGGCCAAAGTCGCCGGTAATGTACTGGTGAACCTGTGGGTCGACACCAATGGCCTGCCCAGCCATGTACGCGTCATTCGCGGTGTGGGCATGGGGCTGGATGAAAAAGCAGTTGAAGCGGTGAAGCAGTATCGCTTCAAGCCAGCGATGGAGAATGGAAAACCGGTTCTGGTAGAGCTGAACGTCGAGGTCAACTTCCAGATCTTCTAG
- the ileS gene encoding isoleucine--tRNA ligase, translating into MPDVTATKPEASQSEPQAKPLKSTLNLPQTAFSMKANLPINEPIRLETWKQQDLYAKIRAARAGAPRYILHDGPPYANGAIHLGHALNKTLKDFVVKTRTMAGFDAPYVPGWDCHGLPIEIKVDEQLGRKKLEMDPIQVRRACREYAQKYLDLQRSQFIRMGIFGRWFTPYATMDADYEARILETFYDFFEKGFVYKGLKPVYWCFHDRTALAEAEVEYEQHTSPSVYVLYKLTSDPAAIDPALAGQPVYTIIWTTTPWTLPASQAVAFNPEMEYVALRNSAGNVYIVAEALAASVKAACNLTETTEIARFKGEMLDRVTFQHPFLDRTILGTLASYVTAEQGTGAVHTSPAHGVDDFATGVRYNLTPVQFVDDAGRQSNTDGKPYEGLTVFKSNPVVIELLKEKGALLAAGQLEHSYPHCWRCHNPVIVRATEQWFIEMDKKMSTPTGEEITFRERALQEIDRVTWDPGWGKERISNMVATRPDWCISRQRIWGVPIAVFLCRKCGEPLNTPAVNKSIVQLFMCESADAWYVHPAEQLLPSGTACSCGHTEFRKEMDILDVWFESGASCHAVMDVDPDVQQKPGDPDPRADLYAEGGDQHRGWFMSSLLCSIGLHNRAPFKTVATYGWTLDEKGRALSKSLGNFIDPVEVMNQLGGDIVRLWVASVDFREDVVASLPLLKRLAEEIYRKLRNTFRFMLGNLHDFNPATDAVQDFAKLEPIDQYILARTAEFVDKARKAYAEFEFHRVYHLLNEFANSELSALYLDVLKDRLYTFAPNHPARRSAQTAIYKITDALARIVAPILSFTADEVWQSLPAVEGREPSVHLALFPDTAEIAPTNTNEILGDWNQLLSLRDIVLKVLEDQRAAKLIGKSAEARVVLSWISSATEQDPLYQLALRYERILPELFGTSDVGLVHTNSVVGTATKETFSVQAINADGAKCERCWRYTKDVGQDHRYPSVCERCANALDAIGYPPYAAS; encoded by the coding sequence ATGCCGGATGTAACTGCAACCAAGCCCGAAGCCTCCCAGTCCGAGCCTCAGGCCAAGCCCCTGAAGTCGACCCTGAACCTGCCCCAGACCGCCTTCTCTATGAAGGCAAACCTCCCGATCAACGAGCCGATCCGTCTCGAGACCTGGAAGCAGCAGGACCTCTATGCGAAGATTCGTGCCGCCCGTGCCGGCGCTCCCCGCTACATTCTGCATGACGGCCCGCCCTACGCCAATGGAGCCATCCACTTAGGCCATGCTCTCAACAAGACGCTCAAGGACTTCGTCGTCAAGACCCGGACCATGGCTGGCTTCGACGCTCCCTATGTCCCGGGCTGGGATTGCCACGGCCTGCCCATCGAGATCAAGGTGGACGAGCAACTTGGTCGCAAGAAGCTCGAGATGGACCCTATTCAGGTCCGCCGTGCCTGCCGCGAGTATGCCCAGAAGTATCTCGATCTGCAGCGCTCGCAGTTTATCCGCATGGGTATCTTTGGCCGTTGGTTTACGCCTTATGCCACGATGGATGCCGATTACGAGGCGCGCATTCTTGAGACCTTCTACGACTTCTTCGAAAAAGGATTCGTCTACAAGGGACTCAAGCCTGTCTACTGGTGCTTCCACGACCGCACCGCACTTGCCGAAGCCGAGGTCGAATACGAGCAGCACACTTCGCCCTCCGTTTACGTCCTTTACAAGCTGACCAGCGACCCTGCGGCAATCGACCCTGCATTGGCAGGACAACCGGTCTACACCATCATCTGGACCACTACGCCCTGGACGCTTCCTGCATCGCAGGCCGTCGCCTTCAATCCGGAGATGGAGTACGTCGCTCTGCGTAACTCTGCCGGTAACGTCTACATCGTCGCTGAGGCGCTCGCCGCCTCCGTCAAAGCCGCCTGCAACCTCACGGAAACGACTGAGATCGCCCGCTTCAAAGGCGAGATGCTTGACCGCGTCACCTTCCAGCATCCGTTCCTCGATCGAACCATCCTTGGTACGCTGGCCTCCTACGTCACCGCAGAGCAAGGCACCGGCGCCGTCCACACTTCGCCTGCTCACGGCGTCGACGACTTCGCCACTGGCGTGCGCTACAACCTCACCCCCGTGCAGTTCGTCGATGACGCTGGCCGCCAGTCCAACACCGATGGCAAACCCTACGAAGGACTTACCGTCTTCAAGTCCAATCCGGTCGTCATCGAGCTGCTAAAGGAGAAAGGCGCACTACTTGCCGCCGGGCAGCTTGAGCACTCCTACCCACACTGCTGGCGCTGTCACAATCCCGTCATCGTCCGCGCCACCGAGCAGTGGTTCATCGAGATGGACAAGAAGATGTCCACACCCACCGGAGAAGAAATCACCTTCCGCGAGCGTGCATTGCAGGAGATCGATCGCGTTACCTGGGACCCTGGCTGGGGCAAGGAGCGCATCTCCAATATGGTCGCCACCCGGCCCGACTGGTGCATCTCGCGCCAGCGCATCTGGGGTGTCCCCATCGCGGTCTTCCTCTGTCGCAAGTGCGGCGAGCCTCTCAATACTCCGGCAGTCAATAAGAGCATCGTCCAGCTCTTCATGTGCGAATCCGCCGACGCCTGGTACGTCCATCCCGCCGAGCAGCTTCTGCCCTCCGGCACAGCCTGTTCCTGCGGCCACACCGAGTTCCGCAAAGAAATGGACATCCTCGATGTCTGGTTCGAATCCGGAGCAAGTTGCCACGCTGTCATGGACGTCGACCCCGACGTCCAGCAGAAGCCCGGAGACCCCGATCCCCGCGCCGACCTCTACGCCGAAGGCGGCGACCAGCACCGCGGCTGGTTCATGTCCTCACTGCTCTGCTCCATCGGCCTGCACAACCGTGCGCCCTTCAAGACCGTCGCTACCTATGGTTGGACGCTGGACGAAAAGGGCCGCGCCCTCTCCAAGTCTCTCGGCAACTTTATCGATCCCGTCGAGGTGATGAATCAGCTTGGCGGTGACATCGTCCGCCTCTGGGTCGCTTCAGTCGACTTCCGTGAAGACGTCGTCGCCAGCCTGCCTCTGCTCAAGCGCCTTGCCGAGGAGATCTACCGCAAGCTCCGCAACACCTTCCGGTTCATGCTCGGCAACCTGCACGACTTCAACCCGGCCACCGATGCTGTGCAGGATTTCGCGAAGCTGGAGCCTATCGATCAGTACATCCTTGCACGCACGGCGGAGTTCGTCGACAAGGCTCGCAAAGCATATGCCGAGTTCGAGTTTCACCGCGTCTACCACCTGCTCAACGAGTTCGCGAACTCTGAGCTGAGCGCTCTCTACCTCGACGTGCTCAAAGACCGCCTCTACACCTTCGCTCCGAACCACCCTGCACGACGTTCTGCCCAAACTGCGATCTACAAGATCACCGATGCCCTCGCACGCATCGTAGCCCCCATCCTCAGTTTCACTGCCGATGAGGTCTGGCAATCACTACCCGCCGTCGAAGGCCGCGAGCCGAGCGTGCACCTCGCGCTCTTCCCCGATACTGCCGAGATCGCTCCCACTAATACCAATGAAATTCTAGGAGATTGGAACCAGCTTCTTAGCTTGCGAGATATCGTTCTAAAAGTCTTAGAAGATCAAAGAGCGGCAAAGTTAATCGGAAAGTCAGCAGAGGCTCGCGTAGTCCTTAGCTGGATATCTTCCGCAACAGAGCAAGACCCGCTCTATCAGCTTGCGCTCCGGTACGAGCGCATTCTTCCAGAGCTCTTCGGAACTTCCGACGTTGGCCTTGTTCACACGAATTCAGTTGTGGGAACAGCGACGAAGGAAACGTTCTCTGTGCAAGCAATAAATGCCGACGGGGCCAAATGTGAACGCTGTTGGCGCTATACCAAAGATGTAGGGCAGGATCATCGTTATCCTTCTGTCTGCGAACGTTGTGCCAATGCTCTTGACGCAATCGGGTATCCTCCTTATGCAGCTTCATAA
- a CDS encoding DUF5996 family protein: MSNTTWPELPWNAWSDTAATLHMWTQIVGKTRLALTPLQNHWWNVPLYVTARGLTTSAMDYGDDVLDIEFDFLSHELRMRLSSGKNETLALKPRSVADFYHEYLRCLDTLGAPVKIWPMPVEIQNPIRFDLDTQHHSYDPEYAHRFWQVLVNTEKVLRSWTPGFLGKVSPAHFFWGSFDFAMTRFSGRPAPPREGADSIQREAYSHEVISAGFWPGNGGYGAAAFYCYAAPVPAGLAEKKISPAAAIWDSNLGEFLFRYDDVRLQSSPEDALLDFFQSAYSAAADSAKWDRETLDRKTA; the protein is encoded by the coding sequence ATGAGCAACACGACGTGGCCTGAACTACCGTGGAACGCCTGGTCCGATACGGCCGCAACCCTGCACATGTGGACCCAGATCGTCGGCAAGACGCGACTGGCTCTTACACCTCTGCAGAACCACTGGTGGAATGTTCCCCTGTATGTAACCGCGCGCGGTTTGACCACATCTGCTATGGATTACGGCGACGATGTCCTCGACATCGAGTTCGATTTCCTCAGCCATGAGCTGCGAATGCGGCTTAGCTCGGGAAAGAACGAGACTCTTGCCCTGAAGCCGCGTTCAGTAGCGGATTTTTATCACGAATATCTGCGGTGCCTGGATACCCTTGGCGCCCCCGTAAAGATCTGGCCGATGCCAGTCGAGATTCAGAACCCCATCCGCTTTGATCTGGATACCCAACACCACTCCTACGATCCGGAGTATGCACACCGTTTCTGGCAGGTTTTGGTCAACACAGAAAAAGTACTTCGCTCATGGACTCCAGGATTCTTAGGAAAGGTCAGCCCTGCACATTTCTTCTGGGGAAGCTTCGACTTCGCGATGACTCGCTTCTCAGGTCGTCCTGCGCCACCTCGTGAAGGAGCTGACTCCATCCAACGGGAGGCCTATTCCCACGAAGTGATCTCCGCTGGTTTTTGGCCAGGAAATGGAGGTTATGGAGCAGCAGCGTTCTACTGCTATGCCGCTCCTGTACCCGCAGGCCTGGCGGAAAAGAAAATATCACCCGCCGCCGCGATATGGGATAGCAATCTGGGAGAGTTCCTCTTCCGCTACGACGATGTGCGCCTTCAATCCTCACCCGAGGATGCTCTTCTGGATTTCTTCCAGAGTGCCTATTCGGCCGCAGCAGACTCAGCGAAATGGGATCGAGAGACGCTGGACCGAAAGACAGCATAG
- a CDS encoding energy transducer TonB, protein MEHTRRSLPLLLFLLMLSTGIALAAGRRAVVSKVAPVYPELAKRMHVSGVVVVLATVLPDGSVSDAKVESGHALLGTAAQDAVKRWRFEPATETTSMTVDVNFAAAQ, encoded by the coding sequence GTGGAACACACTCGTCGATCTCTCCCCCTTCTTCTCTTTCTGCTGATGCTCAGCACCGGCATTGCGCTGGCTGCAGGTCGTCGCGCTGTGGTTAGCAAGGTGGCTCCCGTCTATCCAGAGCTTGCAAAGCGCATGCACGTCAGTGGGGTCGTCGTCGTCCTGGCAACCGTACTCCCGGATGGCTCGGTCTCCGACGCCAAAGTGGAATCCGGTCATGCGCTTCTAGGCACAGCGGCCCAGGATGCAGTCAAGCGCTGGCGCTTTGAGCCTGCTACAGAAACAACCAGCATGACCGTCGATGTCAATTTTGCCGCCGCCCAATAG
- a CDS encoding methyl-accepting chemotaxis protein → MKLEHKLGLATGALILAMLLSAFTATTRIREANRLATSATTQHIPINATTRDLRVRMLYSVHALESYMLFGIDPASSAAFRRGRQQYLVQAEESMAKLRQYVAQGNLGYDATRIREIETGFTTLKSLEEKVEQLNESKTSQGTAQAYDVFQNQILPLEKSLFALSGDLGDSQMEQANLEITELQRANSSTLWTLWIATLIGAIVGGVISFVLSRRITRSIDLVAERADAIAEGNLTGNELNHLYGNDQIGTLAKAMQKMQSNLSSIIGTVVQTASSLTGSTASMRTASDQIHRRIDQQSQQTQQAATAMQEMSASIAEVSRHTQSAAETARNAAQTAREGGDIVKQVLGSMHSIATAVTETSATVGLLGEDSKRISQIVTVIDEIARKTNLLALNAAIEAARAGDHGRGFAVVAGEVRRLAESTAQATGEIATMIQEIQDRTRVAISSMESGTGTVQQGVVTTNQAGEALERIIGMAERVDKMITQIAIAASQQAAAADQSSASLDAIHSLSNENLAGMATTASGIESLRSTTVMLEEQVDRFQLQSHSMKLGRSIETIPHSVPAASRAA, encoded by the coding sequence ATGAAACTTGAACACAAGCTCGGCCTTGCGACAGGAGCTCTGATCCTGGCGATGCTCCTTAGCGCCTTTACGGCAACCACGCGTATCCGGGAGGCCAATCGGCTGGCCACCAGCGCGACCACACAACATATTCCCATCAATGCCACGACGCGCGACCTGAGGGTCAGAATGCTCTATAGCGTTCATGCGTTGGAGTCCTACATGCTCTTCGGCATCGATCCAGCCTCTTCCGCCGCCTTTCGCCGCGGGCGTCAGCAATATCTCGTTCAGGCGGAAGAATCCATGGCCAAACTCCGCCAGTACGTCGCACAGGGCAACCTGGGATACGACGCCACACGGATTCGCGAGATCGAGACTGGGTTCACGACCCTGAAATCCCTGGAGGAGAAGGTTGAACAGCTGAATGAATCCAAGACCTCTCAAGGAACTGCCCAGGCATACGACGTCTTTCAGAACCAGATTCTTCCTCTGGAGAAATCTCTCTTCGCATTAAGTGGCGATCTTGGTGACTCGCAAATGGAGCAGGCCAATCTTGAGATCACCGAGCTTCAGAGGGCGAACAGCTCCACCCTATGGACGCTCTGGATTGCAACGCTGATCGGCGCTATCGTCGGCGGAGTCATCTCCTTCGTTCTCTCCCGTCGCATCACTCGCTCTATCGATCTCGTCGCCGAACGCGCCGATGCAATCGCTGAGGGCAACCTGACCGGAAACGAGCTCAACCACCTGTACGGAAATGACCAGATCGGGACGTTGGCCAAGGCCATGCAGAAGATGCAATCGAATCTGAGCTCGATCATCGGCACCGTGGTACAAACGGCAAGCTCTCTGACCGGAAGCACCGCCTCTATGCGTACCGCATCCGATCAAATTCATCGCCGTATCGACCAGCAGAGCCAGCAGACCCAGCAGGCGGCCACTGCCATGCAGGAGATGTCGGCCTCCATCGCTGAGGTTTCGCGGCACACGCAATCAGCCGCAGAGACGGCCCGCAATGCAGCTCAGACTGCCCGTGAAGGTGGAGACATCGTTAAGCAGGTGCTCGGCTCCATGCACTCCATCGCTACGGCTGTCACGGAAACTTCTGCGACTGTCGGGCTGTTGGGCGAGGACTCCAAGCGCATCTCGCAGATCGTTACGGTCATTGACGAGATCGCTCGCAAGACCAACCTGCTCGCGCTTAATGCCGCTATTGAGGCTGCACGCGCGGGCGACCACGGTCGCGGCTTCGCCGTCGTTGCCGGTGAGGTCCGGCGTCTGGCGGAATCGACCGCTCAGGCGACAGGCGAGATCGCAACCATGATCCAGGAGATCCAGGACCGTACTCGCGTTGCCATCTCCAGCATGGAGAGCGGCACCGGCACCGTGCAGCAAGGCGTTGTCACTACGAACCAGGCTGGTGAGGCTCTGGAACGCATCATCGGCATGGCCGAGCGTGTCGATAAGATGATCACTCAGATTGCGATCGCCGCTTCACAGCAGGCTGCGGCAGCAGATCAGTCCTCGGCCAGCCTCGACGCGATCCACTCGCTCAGCAACGAGAACCTTGCCGGGATGGCAACCACGGCTTCCGGAATCGAATCGCTACGCAGCACCACCGTCATGCTCGAGGAACAGGTGGATCGCTTCCAGTTGCAATCTCACAGTATGAAATTGGGCCGGTCCATCGAGACCATTCCCCACTCCGTTCCCGCGGCTTCGCGAGCAGCATAG
- a CDS encoding class IV adenylate cyclase, with the protein MSNAEIELKLPVPDPAAFQARLLELGFHIETPRTFEHNTLYDTPTRDLRARIEILRIRQYGDICTLTHKRTNPQNSIESSRYKVRIETETTVADGTALGRIFEQLGYGPAFTYEKYRTEWSHPDVPGAHVVVDETPIGTYAELEGPPVWIDRTLIDLSINPAICLTDSYGKLFLKWKESTGSSAENLTFAECATPALTCH; encoded by the coding sequence ATGTCGAACGCTGAGATCGAACTCAAGCTCCCCGTCCCCGATCCCGCAGCCTTTCAGGCGCGTCTTCTCGAACTCGGCTTCCACATCGAAACACCGCGCACCTTCGAACACAACACTCTCTACGACACACCTACTCGCGATCTCCGCGCACGCATTGAAATCCTCCGCATCCGCCAGTACGGCGACATCTGCACCCTCACGCATAAACGTACAAATCCGCAGAATTCTATCGAATCCTCACGCTACAAGGTGCGGATCGAAACTGAGACCACCGTCGCTGACGGAACCGCACTTGGGCGCATCTTCGAACAGCTCGGCTACGGTCCTGCCTTCACCTACGAAAAGTACCGCACAGAGTGGTCACACCCCGATGTTCCCGGCGCGCATGTCGTTGTGGATGAGACTCCCATCGGTACCTATGCCGAACTCGAAGGCCCTCCAGTGTGGATCGATCGTACCCTGATTGACCTCTCCATCAATCCGGCGATCTGTCTCACAGACAGTTACGGCAAACTTTTTCTTAAATGGAAAGAGAGCACCGGAAGCAGCGCTGAAAATCTGACCTTTGCCGAGTGCGCTACCCCTGCGCTGACCTGCCACTAA
- the lspA gene encoding signal peptidase II — protein sequence MPERYEYPPTEFDPKPRQSMDRRRFYFPLLLALSAFVAIADHVSKKFIVHHLPVGRSHTVIPGILNITHVLNTGAAFSFLADTASPDVVRRGLILFSIAAVLIVGVLLLRTCKCLNLTCIALALILGGAVGNLYDRVVYHYVIDFIGFHVGPYHWPDFNFADSAIVIGACLLMIEVIRPQPEN from the coding sequence ATGCCAGAGCGCTACGAGTATCCGCCCACCGAGTTCGACCCCAAACCGCGCCAGTCCATGGATCGACGACGGTTCTACTTCCCTCTCCTGCTCGCGCTCTCTGCCTTCGTCGCCATCGCCGACCACGTCTCGAAGAAGTTCATCGTTCACCATCTTCCCGTAGGACGCTCCCACACCGTCATCCCCGGGATCCTGAACATCACCCACGTGCTCAACACCGGCGCGGCCTTTAGCTTCCTCGCCGACACTGCCTCCCCCGACGTAGTGCGCCGCGGCCTTATCCTCTTCTCCATCGCGGCCGTCCTCATCGTGGGAGTCCTGTTGCTCCGCACCTGCAAATGCCTCAACCTCACGTGCATTGCACTCGCGCTCATCCTCGGAGGGGCCGTCGGCAATCTCTACGACCGCGTCGTCTACCACTACGTCATCGACTTCATTGGCTTTCATGTCGGCCCTTACCACTGGCCCGATTTCAACTTTGCCGACTCCGCTATCGTCATCGGAGCCTGCCTGCTCATGATTGAGGTCATCCGACCACAACCGGAAAATTGA